The Dama dama isolate Ldn47 chromosome 23, ASM3311817v1, whole genome shotgun sequence genome contains a region encoding:
- the GMEB2 gene encoding glucocorticoid modulatory element-binding protein 2 isoform X2, whose translation MAEEEESLEAEIVYPITCGDSRANLIWRKFVCPGINVKCVQYDEHVISPKEFVHLAGKSTLKDWKRAIRMNGIMLRKIMDSGELDFYQHDRVCSNTCRSTKIDLSGARASLGSPTPTEYIPLTPATADVNGAPATITIETCEDPGDWTTAVGDDTFAFWRGLKDAGLLDEVIQEFHQELVETMKGLQQRVQDPPLQLRDAVLLNNIVQNFGMLDLVKKVLASHKCQMDRSREQYARDLAALEQQCDEHRRRAKELKHKSQHLSNVLMTLTPVSLPPPVKRPRLARATSGPAAIASQVLAQSAQIALTPGVPVSQLTGVPLGKVVSTLPSPMLGKAAPQAAPASSPASPLLGGYTVLASSGTTFPNTVEIHPDASSLTVLSTAAMQDGSTVVKVVSPLQLLTLPGLGPTLQNVAQVSPGGSTIVTVPTGTVESAVAPSGPEEHTATIEVATMAEGHEHK comes from the exons tATGATGAGCACGTCATCAGCCCCAAGGAGTTTGTGCACCTGGCCGGCAAGTCCACCCTGAAGGACTGGAAGCGAGCCATCCGGATGAACGGCATCATGCTTAG GAAGATCATGGACTCTGGGGAGCTGGACTTCTACCAGCATGACAGGGTCTGCTCCAACACCTGCCGCAGCACCAAGATCGACCTCTCTGGGGCGCGCGCGTCCCTGGGCAGCCCCACGCCCACTGAGTACATCCCGCTCACGCCGGCCACCGCTGATG TGAATGGGGCTCCTGCGACCATCACCATCGAGACCTGCGAGGACCCAGGGGACTGGACCACAGCCGTTGGAG ATGATACGTTCGCCTTCTGGCGGGGGCTGAAGGACGCAGGCCTGCTGGACGAGGTCATACAAGAGTTCCACCAGGAGCTGGTGGAAACCATGAAGGGCCTGCAGCAGCGGGTGCAGGACCCGCCCCTGCAGCTCCGAG ACGCCGTCCTCCTCAACAACATTGTACAAAACTTTGGCATGCTGGACCTGGTGAAGAAGGTGCTGGCCAGCCACAAGTGTCAGATGGACCGTTCTCGGGAGCAGTATGCCCGCGACCTGGCAG CCCTGGAGCAGCAGTGTGACGAGCACCGCCGGCGGGCCAAAGAGCTCAAGCACAAGTCACAACACCTCAGCAACGTGCTTATGACGCTCACGCCGGTCTCCCTGCCACCCCCTGTCAAGCGGCCGCGGCTCGCAAGGGCCACGTCCGGGCCGGCCGCCATCGCCTCGCAGGTGCTCGCCCAGTCTGCCCAGATCGCCCTGACCCCCGGCGTGCCCGTCTCCCAGCTCACCGGTGTGCCACTGGGCAAAGTGGTGtccaccctgccctcccccatGCTGGGCAAGGCAGCGCCCCAGGCCGCTCCAGCCAGCTCCCCCGCCTCGCCACTGCTTGGCGGCTACACGGTGCTGGCCTCCTCCGGCACCACCTTCCCCAACACGGTGGAGATCCACCCGGACGCGTCCAGCCTCACGGTCCTGAGCACGGCCGCCATGCAGGACGGCAGCACTGTGGTCAAGGTGGTGAGCCCATTGCAGCTGCTCACCCTGCCTGGCCTGGGCCCCACCCTGCAGAACGTGGCCCAGGTGTCGCCCGGGGGCAGCACCATCGTGACGGTGCCCACGGGGACTGTCGAGAGTGCCGTGGCTCCCTCGGGACCTGAGGAGCACACAGCCACCATCGAGGTGGCCACCATGGCGGAGGGCCATGAGCACAAGTAG
- the FNDC11 gene encoding fibronectin type III domain-containing protein 11, translated as MNFQVTGLGLDKMKLDSPQSFLDQEEVEEAEDGQLLEPEAWRTYVERRNALQEFLTSDLSPHLLKRHHARMELLKKCSYYIEILPKHLALGDQNPLVLPTTMFQLIDPWKFQRMKKVGAAQTKIQLLLLGDLLEQLDHGRSELDALLESPDPRPFLAGWGLVEQRLADLSAVMDSFLAMMVPGRLHVKHRLVSDIGATKIPHIRLMLSTKMPVMFDRKESVAHQDWVSLRWFVTIQQAVPEQFELRYKLLDPRTQQECMQCGIIPVAACAFDIRNLLPNRAYKFTVKRAESYTLVYEPWRDSLTLHTQPGPPEGPASNWLGKLGPSLTAPSKR; from the coding sequence atgaacttccaggtgacAGGCCTGGGCCTGGACAAAATGAAGCTGGACAGTCCCCAgtccttcctggaccaggaggaGGTGGAAGAGGCCGAGGATGGGCAGCTGCTGGAGCCTGAGGCTTGGCGAACCTATGTGGAGCGCCGCAACGCTCTGCAAGAGTTCCTGACCTCAGACCTGAGCCCCCACCTGCTCAAGCGCCACCACGCCCGTATGGAGCTCCTCAAGAAGTGCTCCTACTACATCGAGATCCTCCCCAAGCACCTGGCTCTGGGCGACCAGAACCCACTGGTGCTGCCCACCACCATGTTCCAGCTCATTGACCCCTGGAAGTTCCAGCGCATGAAGAAGGTGGGCGCCGCCCAGACCAAGATCCAGCTCCTGCTGCTTGGGGACCTGCTAGAGCAGCTGGACCACGGCCGCTCCGAGCTGGATGCCCTGCTCGAGTCGCCGGACCCTCGGCCCTTCCTGGCAGGCTGGGGGCTCGTGGAGCAGCGCCTGGCGGACCTGTCGGCTGTCATGGACAGTTTCCTGGCCATGATGGTGCCGGGGCGCCTACATGTCAAGCACCGCCTAGTGTCTGACATTGGCGCCACCAAGATTCCCCACATCCGGCTCATGCTGAGCACCAAGATGCCCGTCATGTTTGACCGCAAGGAGTCCGTGGCCCACCAGGACTGGGTTAGCCTGCGCTGGTTTGTCACCATCCAGCAGGCTGTGCCGGAGCAGTTTGAGCTGCGCTACAAGCTGCTGGATCCACGGACACAGCAGGAGTGCATGCAGTGTGGCATCATCCCCGTGGCCGCCTGCGCCTTTGACATCCGAAACCTGTTGCCCAACCGTGCCTACAAGTTCACTGTCAAGAGGGCGGAGAGCTACACACTGGTGTATGAGCCCTGGAGGGACAGCCTCACCCTGCACACCCAGCCAGGGCCCCCCGAAGGGCCTGCCTCCAATTGGCTGGGCAAGCTGGGCCCATCCCTGACCGCACCTTCCAAGAGATGA